A region of the Flintibacter sp. KGMB00164 genome:
CAGCGGGTAGACGAGATGGTGGCGGCGGGCCTGGAGGATGAGGTGCGGCGGCTGCTCACCAGCGGCATCTCCCCAAAATGCACCGCTATGCAGGCCATCGGCTACAAGGAGTTTACCCAGGCCCTGTCCGGGGAGATGACCTGGCAGGAGGCCGCCGACGTGGTAAAGCTGCGCTCCCGCCAGTATGCCAAGCGGCAGCTCACCTGGTTTGGCCGCAACCCCAACACCCGCTGGGTGCGGTGGGACGATCCCCCGGAATTTGAGCAGGGGCGGCGGGCTTCGACAGAATATATGGAAGAATTTGGTATATCATAGGGGCACTCAGGCCGGGACTCCGGCCATAGAAAAAGGAGTGCTACATATGCAGAAAACAAATAATCTTCAGGAGATCTTTCTCACCCAGGTCCGCCGGGAGCGCCGGAATGTCACGGTTTTTTTGATGAATGGCTATCAGATGCGGGGCTATGTCACCGGGTTTGATGCCTTTACGGTAGTCTTGAGCAGCGACGGCAAACAAATGGTAATTTACAAGCATGCCATTTCCACCATTGTACCTGAGCGGCCCATTCCCCTTACCTCTCCGGAGAGCTGATCCCCTCCGGAGATCGATCCAGCCCCCTGCCAGCGGGCAGAAAGAGAGAACGCTATGAAACAAGGACGACCCCTTATCACCTTTGTCATCGCCCTGTTTGCCGGGGCGCTGGTCCTGTATTTTCTGATCAGCTTGTGGAAAACCTTTCAGGACCCCTTTACCACCACCTATACGTACAGCTATACCCTGAACGACAGCATCCAGACCGAGGGCCTCATCATTCGGGATGAGCAGGTGCTCTCCGGCAGCGGCGGCATTGTGGATGTGACCCGGGGCGAGGGCGAAAAGGTGGGCGTCAACCAGACGGTGGCTCTCATCTACCGGGACGACCAGGCCCGCCAGAGCCAGGAGCAGCAGGAGGCCCTGCGCCTGGAGATCACCCAGCTGCAGTATGCCCTTGGCCAGGGAGAGGATGTAAGCTCCGCGGCCAAGCTCAACGACGACATTTTAAACGCCATGGTGTCGCTGCGGACGGCCAGCGCCCAGCAGGACTTCAGCGACCTGGAGGACCAGGTGCTG
Encoded here:
- the hfq gene encoding RNA chaperone Hfq; this translates as MQKTNNLQEIFLTQVRRERRNVTVFLMNGYQMRGYVTGFDAFTVVLSSDGKQMVIYKHAISTIVPERPIPLTSPES